In Polyodon spathula isolate WHYD16114869_AA chromosome 55, ASM1765450v1, whole genome shotgun sequence, a single genomic region encodes these proteins:
- the si:ch211-212k18.5 gene encoding sal-like protein 1 isoform X1: MSRRKQKRPQQLLNPNLDASPVTSTIGDNAEKATDDSRPLTDNPAVCDQCCAQFSQHSELLQHHKHCPSNQLVIIPPCSSNDPSPFPTKQEGHTNTSLNPSSSHPGHTPYSFSPSQPGSHRGTRKVPFGEVGPFALQKQSGRDMASPKLGVSAFTNTPSPTHPGSSTPAFDSVPSPTTPPNFGEGKNFLSIPMILEELRILQQRQIHQMQMTEQICRQVLQLGSHNNNYNNYRNTSLESSPIYNSILHTESSPQILKPINPGLLRLLVPNSIYKTEDGNPGHKPIAASAPYLPKFGPDLQNLSPSLGATLGHLVPPTLRDYPVSFEKSGGEDRHRCRFCGKTFGSDSALQIHLRSHTGERPYQCTICLNRFTTRGNLKVHFHRHREHYPHVSMNPYPMQETSDASNNNENEFGRSSSIPGSSSTASTPSPSSNLIPFPFSAPHQKVPTIPLPPSMDLALLTTAHSLLSLNRPPSNAGEGKPDENTPPQSQVPKILPGFVFSQLRPSGPYSSFSPLPKPSETSKLQRLVENLDKQSAVTQILSLSGDAANGHQCTLCHRVLSCPRALRLHYATHSGERPFRCKVCGRAFSTKGNLRAHQATHKSRPLARAQNSCPICQRKFTNAVVLQHHIRMHLGGQIPNLPNISTALPGLLPEAGRRVSDKGNMGPQLKSEGEREEEEEGGDEAGQPSPTSAPEGSATSNSEGCANCKKNGSPSKIGGCEHCNPRVHHPELGDSEIQGSSENEGVPFLAEDYVSHVSPGVNFIPETPAGSPYPPTPGSLAITPPANSSQTPRKPPQTGRQHLCLSCNKTFSSASALQIHDRIHTGEKPYSCAVCGRAFTTKGNLKVHMSTHVWSSTPPPARRGRRLSLDHSALVPLLPTDPLSFPAAPPVVGVSGGGPLSFWNQYTAFLSNTMAPKHKEAGLTATAANRIVPPAPVAASVAAAPPIPLTPPPLAAVPVVGDAGLSSRDTGLTETNPAAETPLPPVVRAPEGVPDKEIGSERRGGREEVESLVEQRPGDLDTDSKETVAEEIHWEKELP, encoded by the exons gtGACAACGCAGAAAAAGCCACTGATGACAGCAGGCCTCTGACAGACAACCCCGCAGTGTGCGATCAATGCTGTGCGCAATTCAGCCAGCATAGTGAACTCCTACAGCATCACAAGCACTGTCCCTCCAACCAGCTGGTCATCATCCCACCCTGCTCTAGCAACGACCCCTCCCCTTTCCCTACAAAACAAGAGGGTCACACAAACACCTCCCTCAATCCCAGCTCCTCCCACCCAGGCCACACCCCTTACAGCTTCAGCCCCTCCCAGCCCGGCTCCCATAGAGGGACCAGGAAAGTCCCATTCGGTGAGGTGGGGCCTTTTGCCCTGCAAAAACAGAGTGGAAGAGACATGGCCTCTCCAAAATTAGGAGTTTCAGCCTTCACCAATACCCCTTCTCCTACACATCCCGGTTCTTCCACTCCAGCCTTTGACAGTGTGCCTAGCCCAACTACCCCTCCCAATTTCGGGGAAGGGAAAAACTTTTTAAGCATCCCCATGATTTTGGAAGAGCTGCGGATTCTGCAACAGAGGCAAATCCACCAGATGCAAATGACAGAGCAGATATGCCGACAGGTTTTACAGCTGGGCtcccataataataattataataattatcgGAATACCAGTTTAGAATCATCCCCCATCTATAATTCCATTCTCCATACAGAATCGTCCCCGCAAATCCTTAAACCCATCAATCCGGGTTTGCTTCGATTGCTAGTCCCGAATTCCATTTACAAAACCGAAGACGGCAACCCTGGGCATAAACCCATAGCTGCCAGCGCACCATATCTCCCCAAATTCGGCCCTGATCTCCAAAACCTTTCTCCCAGTTTAGGGGCCACTCTGGGCCACCTAGTGCCACCCACTTTGAGAGATTACCCAGTGTCCTTTGAGAAATCCGGAGGGGAAGACCGCCACCGTTGTCGGTTTTGTGGCAAAACGTTCGGCAGTGATTCCGCCTTGCAGATCCACTTGCGATCTCACACAGGGGAGCGCCCTTATCAGTGCACCATCTGCCTGAATCGATTCACCACCAGGGGCAATCTGAAGGTGCATTTCCACAGACACAGGGAGCATTATCCTCATGTTTCTATGAATCCGTATCCCATGCAAGAAACCAGTGACGCCAGTAACAATAACGAAAATGAGTTTGGAAGGTCATCCAGTATCCCAGGATCCTCCAGCACAGcttccaccccctcccccagctCCAATCTCATCCCCTTCCCTTTTTCCGCCCCCCACCAAAAAGTTCCCACGATCCCCCTGCCACCCAGCATGGACCTGGCCCTGCTGACGACCGCCCATTCCTTGCTGTCCCTAAATCGGCCTCCATCCAATGCGGGAGAGGGCAAACCAGACGAAAACACGCCTCCGCAGTCACAGGTCCCGAAAATCTTGCCTGGTTTCGTTTTCAGCCAACTGCGGCCGTCCGGGCCATATTCGTCTTTTTCCCCTCTCCCCAAACCGTCCGAGACATCCAAACTGCAACGCCTGGTGGAGAACTTGGACAAGCAGTCAGCTGTTACTCAGATTCTGAGTTTGAGTGGTGATGCCGCTAACGGGCACCAGTGTACCCTATGCCATCGAGTTTTAAGCTGCCCGCGTGCATTACGCCTACATTATGCCACGCATTCTGGAGAGCGGCCTTTCCGGTGCAAGGTTTGTGGCCGCGCCTTTTCCACCAAAGGGAATTTGCGTGCCCACCAGGCTACCCACAAATCCCGACCCCTGGCCCGCGCCCAAAACTCCTGCCCCATATGCCAACGCAAATTCACCAATGCAGTCGTTCTCCAGCATCACATACGAATGCACCTGGGTGGGCAAATCCCCAATCTCCCCAATATTTCCACCGCACTCCCTGGGTTGTTACCAGAAGCTGGGAGGAGAGTTTCAGATAAAGGGAATATGGGCCCCCAGCTGAAAagcgagggagagagggaggaagaagaggaaggaGGTGACGAAGCCGGGCAACCCTCACCAACTTCTGCCCCGGAAGGCTCCGCTACAAGCAATTCCGAAGGGTGCgccaactgcaaaaaaaatggTAGCCCCTCCAAAATCGGGGGTTGCGAACATTGCAACCCCAGGGTCCATCACCCCGAATTGGGTGATTCTGAGATCCAGGGTTCATCTGAAAACGAGGGGGTTCCCTTTCTTGCAGAGGATTATGTGAGTCACGTCAGCCCTGGGGTGAATTTCATCCCAGAGACCCCAGCTGGCTCTCCCTACCCACCCACACCAGGCTCTCTGGCTATCACCCCCCCTGCTAATTCATCTCAGACCCCCAGGAAGCCCCCCCAAACAGGCCGACAGCACCTGTGCCTGTCCTGCAACAAGACGTTCTCCTCCGCCAGCGCACTGCAGATCCACGATCGGATTCACACGGGAGAGAAACCGTACAGCTGCGCAGTGTGCGGGAGAGCGTTCACTACCAAGGGCAACCTGAAG GTCCACATGAGCACCCATGTGTGGAGCAGCACCCCTCCTCCAGCCAGGAGAGGACGGCGGCTCTCCTTGGACCACTCCGCCCTTGTCCCTCTGCTGCCTACAGACCCCCTGTCCTTCCCTGCAGCTCCCCCAGTGGTCGGGGTGAGCGGGGGAGGACCTCTGTCCTTCTGGAACCAATACACAGCCTTCCTGTCCAATACGATGGCCCCTAAGCACAAAGAGGCAGGGCTTACAGCCACTGCAGCCAATAGAATTGTCCCTCCTGCCCCAGTTGCTGCTTCTGTTGCTGCTGCTCCTCCTATCCCGCTCACTCCCCCGCCATTGGCTGCAGTTCCTGTTGTGGGAGACGCGGGTTTGAGTTCCAGAGACACAGGATTGACTGAGACTAACCCGGCAGCTGAGACACCCCTCCCCCCAGTGGTCAGGGCTCCTGAGGGGGTTCCAGATAAAGAGATTGGCTCTGAGAGAAGAGGTGGCAGGGAAGAGGTGGAGTCTCTAGTGGAGCAGAGGCCAGGGGATCTCGATACAGACAGCAAGGAAACGGTTGCTGAAGAGATTCACTGGGAGAAAGAGCTGCCTTGA
- the si:ch211-212k18.5 gene encoding sal-like protein 1 isoform X2 — MQGDNAEKATDDSRPLTDNPAVCDQCCAQFSQHSELLQHHKHCPSNQLVIIPPCSSNDPSPFPTKQEGHTNTSLNPSSSHPGHTPYSFSPSQPGSHRGTRKVPFGEVGPFALQKQSGRDMASPKLGVSAFTNTPSPTHPGSSTPAFDSVPSPTTPPNFGEGKNFLSIPMILEELRILQQRQIHQMQMTEQICRQVLQLGSHNNNYNNYRNTSLESSPIYNSILHTESSPQILKPINPGLLRLLVPNSIYKTEDGNPGHKPIAASAPYLPKFGPDLQNLSPSLGATLGHLVPPTLRDYPVSFEKSGGEDRHRCRFCGKTFGSDSALQIHLRSHTGERPYQCTICLNRFTTRGNLKVHFHRHREHYPHVSMNPYPMQETSDASNNNENEFGRSSSIPGSSSTASTPSPSSNLIPFPFSAPHQKVPTIPLPPSMDLALLTTAHSLLSLNRPPSNAGEGKPDENTPPQSQVPKILPGFVFSQLRPSGPYSSFSPLPKPSETSKLQRLVENLDKQSAVTQILSLSGDAANGHQCTLCHRVLSCPRALRLHYATHSGERPFRCKVCGRAFSTKGNLRAHQATHKSRPLARAQNSCPICQRKFTNAVVLQHHIRMHLGGQIPNLPNISTALPGLLPEAGRRVSDKGNMGPQLKSEGEREEEEEGGDEAGQPSPTSAPEGSATSNSEGCANCKKNGSPSKIGGCEHCNPRVHHPELGDSEIQGSSENEGVPFLAEDYVSHVSPGVNFIPETPAGSPYPPTPGSLAITPPANSSQTPRKPPQTGRQHLCLSCNKTFSSASALQIHDRIHTGEKPYSCAVCGRAFTTKGNLKVHMSTHVWSSTPPPARRGRRLSLDHSALVPLLPTDPLSFPAAPPVVGVSGGGPLSFWNQYTAFLSNTMAPKHKEAGLTATAANRIVPPAPVAASVAAAPPIPLTPPPLAAVPVVGDAGLSSRDTGLTETNPAAETPLPPVVRAPEGVPDKEIGSERRGGREEVESLVEQRPGDLDTDSKETVAEEIHWEKELP, encoded by the exons gtGACAACGCAGAAAAAGCCACTGATGACAGCAGGCCTCTGACAGACAACCCCGCAGTGTGCGATCAATGCTGTGCGCAATTCAGCCAGCATAGTGAACTCCTACAGCATCACAAGCACTGTCCCTCCAACCAGCTGGTCATCATCCCACCCTGCTCTAGCAACGACCCCTCCCCTTTCCCTACAAAACAAGAGGGTCACACAAACACCTCCCTCAATCCCAGCTCCTCCCACCCAGGCCACACCCCTTACAGCTTCAGCCCCTCCCAGCCCGGCTCCCATAGAGGGACCAGGAAAGTCCCATTCGGTGAGGTGGGGCCTTTTGCCCTGCAAAAACAGAGTGGAAGAGACATGGCCTCTCCAAAATTAGGAGTTTCAGCCTTCACCAATACCCCTTCTCCTACACATCCCGGTTCTTCCACTCCAGCCTTTGACAGTGTGCCTAGCCCAACTACCCCTCCCAATTTCGGGGAAGGGAAAAACTTTTTAAGCATCCCCATGATTTTGGAAGAGCTGCGGATTCTGCAACAGAGGCAAATCCACCAGATGCAAATGACAGAGCAGATATGCCGACAGGTTTTACAGCTGGGCtcccataataataattataataattatcgGAATACCAGTTTAGAATCATCCCCCATCTATAATTCCATTCTCCATACAGAATCGTCCCCGCAAATCCTTAAACCCATCAATCCGGGTTTGCTTCGATTGCTAGTCCCGAATTCCATTTACAAAACCGAAGACGGCAACCCTGGGCATAAACCCATAGCTGCCAGCGCACCATATCTCCCCAAATTCGGCCCTGATCTCCAAAACCTTTCTCCCAGTTTAGGGGCCACTCTGGGCCACCTAGTGCCACCCACTTTGAGAGATTACCCAGTGTCCTTTGAGAAATCCGGAGGGGAAGACCGCCACCGTTGTCGGTTTTGTGGCAAAACGTTCGGCAGTGATTCCGCCTTGCAGATCCACTTGCGATCTCACACAGGGGAGCGCCCTTATCAGTGCACCATCTGCCTGAATCGATTCACCACCAGGGGCAATCTGAAGGTGCATTTCCACAGACACAGGGAGCATTATCCTCATGTTTCTATGAATCCGTATCCCATGCAAGAAACCAGTGACGCCAGTAACAATAACGAAAATGAGTTTGGAAGGTCATCCAGTATCCCAGGATCCTCCAGCACAGcttccaccccctcccccagctCCAATCTCATCCCCTTCCCTTTTTCCGCCCCCCACCAAAAAGTTCCCACGATCCCCCTGCCACCCAGCATGGACCTGGCCCTGCTGACGACCGCCCATTCCTTGCTGTCCCTAAATCGGCCTCCATCCAATGCGGGAGAGGGCAAACCAGACGAAAACACGCCTCCGCAGTCACAGGTCCCGAAAATCTTGCCTGGTTTCGTTTTCAGCCAACTGCGGCCGTCCGGGCCATATTCGTCTTTTTCCCCTCTCCCCAAACCGTCCGAGACATCCAAACTGCAACGCCTGGTGGAGAACTTGGACAAGCAGTCAGCTGTTACTCAGATTCTGAGTTTGAGTGGTGATGCCGCTAACGGGCACCAGTGTACCCTATGCCATCGAGTTTTAAGCTGCCCGCGTGCATTACGCCTACATTATGCCACGCATTCTGGAGAGCGGCCTTTCCGGTGCAAGGTTTGTGGCCGCGCCTTTTCCACCAAAGGGAATTTGCGTGCCCACCAGGCTACCCACAAATCCCGACCCCTGGCCCGCGCCCAAAACTCCTGCCCCATATGCCAACGCAAATTCACCAATGCAGTCGTTCTCCAGCATCACATACGAATGCACCTGGGTGGGCAAATCCCCAATCTCCCCAATATTTCCACCGCACTCCCTGGGTTGTTACCAGAAGCTGGGAGGAGAGTTTCAGATAAAGGGAATATGGGCCCCCAGCTGAAAagcgagggagagagggaggaagaagaggaaggaGGTGACGAAGCCGGGCAACCCTCACCAACTTCTGCCCCGGAAGGCTCCGCTACAAGCAATTCCGAAGGGTGCgccaactgcaaaaaaaatggTAGCCCCTCCAAAATCGGGGGTTGCGAACATTGCAACCCCAGGGTCCATCACCCCGAATTGGGTGATTCTGAGATCCAGGGTTCATCTGAAAACGAGGGGGTTCCCTTTCTTGCAGAGGATTATGTGAGTCACGTCAGCCCTGGGGTGAATTTCATCCCAGAGACCCCAGCTGGCTCTCCCTACCCACCCACACCAGGCTCTCTGGCTATCACCCCCCCTGCTAATTCATCTCAGACCCCCAGGAAGCCCCCCCAAACAGGCCGACAGCACCTGTGCCTGTCCTGCAACAAGACGTTCTCCTCCGCCAGCGCACTGCAGATCCACGATCGGATTCACACGGGAGAGAAACCGTACAGCTGCGCAGTGTGCGGGAGAGCGTTCACTACCAAGGGCAACCTGAAG GTCCACATGAGCACCCATGTGTGGAGCAGCACCCCTCCTCCAGCCAGGAGAGGACGGCGGCTCTCCTTGGACCACTCCGCCCTTGTCCCTCTGCTGCCTACAGACCCCCTGTCCTTCCCTGCAGCTCCCCCAGTGGTCGGGGTGAGCGGGGGAGGACCTCTGTCCTTCTGGAACCAATACACAGCCTTCCTGTCCAATACGATGGCCCCTAAGCACAAAGAGGCAGGGCTTACAGCCACTGCAGCCAATAGAATTGTCCCTCCTGCCCCAGTTGCTGCTTCTGTTGCTGCTGCTCCTCCTATCCCGCTCACTCCCCCGCCATTGGCTGCAGTTCCTGTTGTGGGAGACGCGGGTTTGAGTTCCAGAGACACAGGATTGACTGAGACTAACCCGGCAGCTGAGACACCCCTCCCCCCAGTGGTCAGGGCTCCTGAGGGGGTTCCAGATAAAGAGATTGGCTCTGAGAGAAGAGGTGGCAGGGAAGAGGTGGAGTCTCTAGTGGAGCAGAGGCCAGGGGATCTCGATACAGACAGCAAGGAAACGGTTGCTGAAGAGATTCACTGGGAGAAAGAGCTGCCTTGA